The following are encoded in a window of Rhizobium sp. 11515TR genomic DNA:
- a CDS encoding uracil-DNA glycosylase family protein, with amino-acid sequence MKQESELQILRSAIAACRLCRDAPVKGETDRLPHEPRPVATLSSTARILIAGQAPGLRVHESGLPFNDASGDRLRQWLAVDRESFYNPDLFAIMGMGFCFPGYDKAGSDLPPRKECAPLWRQRAMDAMPQIELILTIGQYAQAWHLGAGRMGSMTETVAQWRRYLLTNRSPSVLPLPHPSWRNSGWLKRNPWFEAELLPVLQQRVKSLLP; translated from the coding sequence ATGAAGCAGGAGAGCGAATTGCAGATCCTGCGTTCGGCGATTGCAGCTTGCCGTCTCTGTCGGGATGCGCCGGTCAAGGGCGAGACGGATCGCCTGCCGCATGAGCCGCGTCCGGTTGCGACACTGTCGTCCACTGCGCGAATACTCATCGCAGGGCAGGCGCCGGGATTGCGCGTTCATGAGAGCGGCCTGCCGTTCAACGATGCCTCCGGTGACCGCTTGCGTCAATGGCTCGCGGTGGATCGCGAGAGTTTCTACAATCCAGACCTTTTCGCCATAATGGGCATGGGCTTCTGCTTTCCGGGCTATGACAAGGCAGGGAGCGATCTGCCGCCACGCAAGGAATGCGCGCCATTGTGGCGGCAACGGGCGATGGATGCGATGCCGCAGATCGAATTGATCCTGACGATCGGTCAATATGCGCAGGCTTGGCATCTTGGGGCGGGGCGCATGGGTTCGATGACCGAGACGGTCGCACAGTGGCGGCGCTACCTTCTAACCAACAGGTCGCCGTCGGTCCTGCCATTGCCGCATCCGAGTTGGCGCAACAGCGGCTGGCTGAAACGCAACCCATGGTTCGAGGCCGAGTTGCTTCCCGTTTTGCAACAACGTGTGAAAAGCCTGCTTCCTTGA
- a CDS encoding thermonuclease family protein has protein sequence MMRSRRLFRDGVVTFALLAILALFALKMNNRPEIVQNGSFYVIDGDTLSANGERLRLKGIDAPEYRQRCQRNGADWACGEEARKALATMIKTGALECRGRERDRYGRLLVTCVAGDVDINAAMVRNGMAISYGAYASEERSARQAKAGLWASDFEKPSDYRREERMADGNDNDPLAGLFDYLRRLVGWSVL, from the coding sequence GTGATGCGGTCGCGCCGCCTGTTTCGTGACGGCGTGGTCACTTTCGCGCTGCTTGCCATTCTTGCATTATTCGCGTTGAAGATGAACAATCGACCGGAAATCGTTCAAAATGGCAGCTTTTATGTCATCGATGGCGACACGCTTTCCGCCAATGGCGAGCGCTTGAGGCTGAAAGGTATCGATGCTCCCGAATATCGGCAGCGCTGCCAACGTAATGGCGCAGATTGGGCCTGCGGCGAAGAAGCACGCAAGGCGCTTGCCACAATGATTAAAACCGGAGCGCTCGAATGCCGGGGGCGGGAAAGGGATCGCTATGGTCGCCTGTTGGTGACATGTGTCGCCGGCGATGTCGATATCAATGCCGCGATGGTGCGCAATGGCATGGCGATTTCCTATGGTGCTTATGCCAGCGAGGAGCGGAGCGCACGGCAGGCGAAAGCCGGGCTTTGGGCCAGTGATTTCGAGAAGCCTAGTGACTATCGGCGCGAGGAGCGCATGGCTGATGGCAATGACAATGATCCGCTTGCCGGATTGTTCGACTATTTGCGCCGGCTGGTCGGATGGAGCGTTCTATGA
- a CDS encoding sensor histidine kinase, whose amino-acid sequence MSTGVSTSTDKNIVDRSRSHRNRAVSKAVRQTRERLQSGHSRNFDRELMMMHIDTLRQSAAVVPIFIIVVAVLGVYLTHDAGILFWTIPILTAHAINMLIGRRAKKQEMSAESARKWRQLLLLGQLLVGFCWALFAMQNCAACGGDSFAFYKGTTLLAAICITAMSSFMLPRAVPFSFAPATVALAVAAILTRRPSDIALTAAISVAVIFFSFITNRMYQSNLKILSFQSEKDDLIAELEVAKSMSDEARRRAEEANLAKSRFLASMSHELRTPLNAILGFSEVMSAEVMGPLNNPTYREYTSDIHRSGQHLLNLINEILDLSRIEAGKYELNEEAISLLDIAEDCIGMVQLRARAKNISISSQFEAQLPSVWADEKSMRQVILNLLSNAVKFTPQGGEISVKVGWTAGGGEYVAIKDNGPGIPEEEIPIVLSAFGQGSIAIKSAEQGTGLGLPIVQAILAKHDGQFMLKSKLREGTEVIAILPAKRVLQSLPAVEDAPLVERRKKSFA is encoded by the coding sequence ATGAGCACCGGCGTCAGCACATCGACAGATAAAAACATTGTCGACCGATCGCGCAGTCACCGTAACCGGGCTGTGTCGAAGGCCGTGCGGCAAACGCGCGAGCGCCTGCAGAGCGGCCATAGCCGCAATTTCGACCGCGAACTGATGATGATGCACATCGACACCCTGCGGCAGAGTGCCGCCGTCGTGCCGATCTTCATCATCGTCGTTGCCGTTCTCGGCGTCTATCTGACGCATGATGCGGGTATTCTCTTCTGGACTATTCCGATCCTGACGGCACATGCCATCAACATGCTGATCGGGCGGCGCGCCAAGAAACAGGAAATGTCAGCCGAGAGCGCCAGAAAGTGGCGACAGCTGCTCTTGCTAGGGCAATTGCTCGTCGGCTTCTGTTGGGCGCTCTTTGCGATGCAAAATTGTGCAGCCTGCGGCGGCGACAGTTTTGCCTTCTACAAAGGGACGACGCTGCTAGCAGCAATCTGCATTACGGCGATGTCCAGCTTCATGCTGCCACGGGCTGTTCCGTTCTCCTTCGCACCGGCGACCGTCGCCTTGGCCGTGGCCGCGATCCTCACGCGAAGGCCTTCCGATATCGCCCTCACCGCAGCTATTTCGGTTGCCGTGATATTCTTCAGCTTCATCACCAACCGCATGTATCAGTCGAACCTGAAGATCCTCTCTTTCCAATCGGAAAAGGACGATCTGATCGCGGAGCTCGAAGTCGCGAAATCAATGTCTGACGAGGCCCGTCGGCGTGCCGAAGAAGCAAACCTCGCCAAATCGCGCTTTCTTGCTTCCATGTCGCACGAGCTCAGGACGCCGCTGAATGCGATCCTCGGCTTTTCCGAGGTCATGTCGGCGGAGGTCATGGGGCCGCTCAACAATCCGACCTATCGCGAATACACCAGCGATATTCATCGATCCGGCCAGCACCTGCTCAACCTGATCAACGAAATCCTCGACCTCTCTCGTATCGAAGCTGGCAAATACGAGCTGAACGAGGAAGCGATTTCCCTGCTCGATATCGCCGAGGATTGCATCGGCATGGTGCAGCTGCGCGCCCGCGCCAAGAACATTTCGATCTCATCGCAATTCGAAGCGCAGCTGCCTTCTGTCTGGGCCGATGAGAAATCGATGCGCCAGGTGATCCTCAATCTTCTATCGAACGCGGTCAAATTCACGCCACAGGGCGGCGAGATCAGCGTCAAAGTCGGCTGGACCGCCGGCGGCGGCGAATATGTCGCGATCAAGGACAATGGCCCAGGCATTCCCGAAGAGGAAATCCCAATTGTCCTGTCCGCCTTTGGCCAGGGCTCCATCGCCATCAAGAGCGCCGAACAAGGTACGGGCCTCGGCCTGCCGATCGTACAGGCCATTCTTGCCAAGCATGACGGTCAATTCATGCTGAAATCAAAACTGCGGGAAGGCACGGAAGTCATTGCCATATTGCCGGCAAAGCGCGTCCTTCAAAGCCTGCCGGCGGTCGAAGACGCTCCTCTCGTCGAGCGCCGCAAGAAGAGCTTCGCTTAA
- a CDS encoding diacylglycerol kinase: MAEFSKSAVNKETGIRHFFAAAGYSWGGFQRLLQESAFRQELLFAGVGLILLIAVGASMGEIVIAMVLFLAVFAVEAMNTAVEEVIDRISPEISNVGKHAKDLGSFAVLCMLVASGIYLLYVIGSHLLFR, encoded by the coding sequence ATGGCTGAATTTTCAAAATCAGCGGTCAACAAGGAGACCGGGATTCGGCACTTTTTTGCCGCCGCCGGATATTCCTGGGGCGGATTTCAGCGGCTGCTGCAGGAATCGGCCTTTCGACAGGAGCTTCTTTTTGCCGGGGTGGGACTGATTCTGTTGATTGCCGTCGGCGCGAGCATGGGTGAGATCGTCATCGCGATGGTGTTGTTCCTCGCCGTCTTCGCGGTCGAAGCCATGAATACGGCGGTGGAAGAGGTGATCGACCGGATCTCGCCGGAGATTTCCAATGTCGGCAAGCATGCCAAGGATCTCGGCTCGTTTGCCGTGCTCTGCATGCTGGTCGCCTCCGGTATCTACCTTCTTTATGTCATCGGCAGCCATCTGCTGTTTCGCTAA
- the cobT gene encoding nicotinate-nucleotide--dimethylbenzimidazole phosphoribosyltransferase: MSVSGLPFDDFRALLRDLPGPDARALVAARERDAQLTKPPGALGRLEEIAFWLAAWTGRAPAVTRPLVAIFAGNHGVTKQGITPFPPSVTQQMVENFAAGGAAINQICVAYDLGLKVFDLALDFPTGDITEEPALSERDCAATMAFGMEAIAGGTDLLCIGEMGIGNTTIAAAIHYALYGGKAEDWVGPGTGSEGEMLKRKIAAVEKAVALHRDHLNDPLEILRRLGGREIAAMAGAILAARMERIPVIIDGYVATAAASILKAANPSALDHCLIGHVSAEPGHLRSIEKLGKTPLLALGMRLGEGTGAALAAGIVKAAAACHSGMATFESAGVTNKH; the protein is encoded by the coding sequence ATGAGCGTCAGCGGCCTCCCATTCGACGATTTCCGCGCATTGCTGCGCGACCTTCCAGGCCCGGACGCCCGGGCGCTCGTGGCCGCGCGCGAACGTGATGCGCAGCTCACCAAGCCGCCGGGTGCGCTTGGAAGACTGGAGGAAATCGCTTTCTGGCTGGCCGCCTGGACCGGTCGTGCGCCGGCCGTGACCCGGCCGCTGGTGGCGATCTTTGCTGGAAATCACGGTGTCACCAAGCAGGGAATTACGCCGTTTCCGCCTTCCGTGACCCAGCAGATGGTGGAAAACTTCGCTGCTGGCGGAGCCGCGATCAACCAGATCTGCGTTGCCTACGATCTCGGCCTCAAGGTCTTCGACCTCGCCCTCGATTTCCCGACGGGCGACATCACCGAGGAGCCGGCGCTGAGCGAGCGCGACTGTGCCGCGACGATGGCCTTTGGCATGGAGGCGATTGCCGGCGGTACGGATTTGCTCTGCATCGGCGAAATGGGCATCGGCAATACCACGATCGCCGCGGCCATTCATTACGCGCTCTATGGCGGCAAGGCCGAAGACTGGGTTGGCCCAGGCACCGGCTCGGAAGGTGAGATGCTGAAGCGCAAAATCGCTGCCGTCGAGAAGGCGGTGGCGCTCCATCGCGATCATCTCAACGATCCGCTGGAAATCCTGCGCCGCCTTGGTGGCCGCGAGATCGCCGCCATGGCCGGCGCCATCCTTGCCGCGCGCATGGAGCGTATCCCTGTTATCATCGACGGCTATGTCGCGACGGCTGCCGCTTCCATTCTCAAGGCCGCCAATCCCTCTGCGCTCGACCATTGCCTGATCGGGCACGTCTCGGCCGAGCCGGGCCATCTCCGTTCGATCGAAAAACTCGGCAAGACGCCGCTTCTGGCGCTCGGCATGCGGCTTGGCGAAGGCACGGGGGCTGCGTTGGCGGCCGGCATCGTCAAGGCTGCGGCCGCCTGCCATTCGGGCATGGCGACGTTCGAAAGCGCCGGCGTTACGAACAAGCACTGA
- a CDS encoding adenosylcobinamide-GDP ribazoletransferase, producing the protein MREYMRDIARAVAFLSRVPVPSSFFEGHDGKLSRVSRAFPFAGLLIALPSALTFSVLLALNADPLMAALLALAVQTILTGALHEDGLSDTADGLGGGKNRERALEIMKDSRIGTYGAAALILSFGLRAAALAAIARHLPPEDAAVAILAAAILSRGAMVWHWYALPPAKPDGTAASAGKPDGDAMQLALIATLGLAILLVGPAMGVPALVGCLLTTSIATFLATRYVRQKLTGHTGDTIGATQQICEIASLCTLAMCI; encoded by the coding sequence ATGCGGGAATATATGCGTGACATCGCGCGCGCCGTCGCTTTCTTGAGCCGCGTTCCCGTACCGTCGTCTTTCTTCGAAGGCCATGACGGCAAGCTCTCACGCGTTTCACGCGCTTTTCCCTTTGCTGGCCTGCTGATCGCCCTGCCCTCGGCGCTGACGTTCAGCGTGCTACTCGCCCTCAATGCCGATCCGTTGATGGCCGCATTGCTGGCGCTTGCCGTGCAGACGATCCTGACCGGCGCCCTCCATGAGGACGGGCTCAGCGACACGGCGGACGGATTGGGCGGCGGCAAGAACCGCGAGCGCGCGCTCGAAATCATGAAAGACAGCCGTATCGGCACGTATGGGGCCGCAGCGCTGATACTGTCGTTCGGATTGCGGGCGGCGGCACTCGCCGCCATCGCCCGGCATCTTCCGCCTGAGGACGCTGCTGTCGCAATCCTTGCCGCGGCCATCTTGAGCCGCGGTGCCATGGTCTGGCATTGGTACGCTCTCCCACCAGCAAAGCCGGATGGGACCGCGGCATCGGCAGGCAAGCCGGATGGCGACGCCATGCAGCTGGCGTTGATTGCGACATTGGGCCTCGCGATACTGCTTGTCGGTCCCGCCATGGGCGTTCCGGCGTTGGTTGGCTGCCTTCTCACCACGAGCATCGCGACATTTCTTGCCACAAGATATGTCCGCCAGAAATTGACCGGCCATACAGGCGATACGATCGGCGCGACCCAGCAGATTTGCGAGATCGCTTCCCTCTGTACCCTTGCCATGTGCATTTGA
- a CDS encoding DUF1289 domain-containing protein yields the protein MLTPCILVCSIDQNTGYCFGCGRTSTEIGAWMNYSDDERRQIMEMLPERLTKVERKPRRETRRQRMARERSAV from the coding sequence ATGCTGACACCTTGCATCCTCGTCTGCTCCATCGACCAGAATACCGGCTATTGCTTCGGCTGCGGCCGCACATCGACCGAAATCGGCGCGTGGATGAACTATAGCGACGACGAACGCCGTCAGATCATGGAAATGCTTCCAGAGCGGCTGACCAAGGTCGAGCGCAAGCCGCGCCGGGAGACTCGCCGCCAAAGGATGGCACGGGAGCGCAGTGCCGTATGA
- a CDS encoding retropepsin-like aspartic protease family protein, whose amino-acid sequence MNRLNIVLAILGIGLALLIFNNNTGSTFGMRNDDFARVVYLLPIALMMSAAVWASRHTVSQSIRNLLIWFVIIMALATAYIYRYDAEQVGNRVFAGLMPGHAVVVTTSEGGQEVILHKRSNGHFEAQVMINGQPIDMLIDTGASIIALSQEDAERVGIIPENLTYSQTVLTANGRARAAPVELGSVAIGPIKRRDVEASVAEAGKLDQSLLGMSFLETLGSMQMQTDELRLRD is encoded by the coding sequence ATGAACCGCCTGAACATCGTTCTCGCCATTCTCGGCATCGGCCTCGCACTGCTCATCTTCAACAACAACACCGGCTCCACCTTCGGCATGCGCAACGACGACTTCGCGCGTGTCGTCTATCTCCTGCCGATCGCTCTGATGATGAGTGCCGCGGTGTGGGCGAGCCGGCATACGGTCAGCCAGTCGATCCGCAATCTGCTGATCTGGTTCGTCATCATCATGGCGCTCGCGACCGCCTATATCTATCGCTACGATGCCGAACAGGTTGGCAACCGCGTCTTCGCCGGCCTTATGCCCGGCCACGCCGTTGTCGTCACGACGAGCGAAGGAGGTCAGGAAGTCATCCTTCACAAACGCTCGAACGGGCATTTCGAAGCACAGGTCATGATCAATGGCCAGCCGATCGACATGCTGATCGACACCGGCGCCAGCATCATCGCCTTATCGCAGGAGGACGCCGAGCGCGTCGGCATCATTCCGGAAAACCTTACCTATTCACAGACGGTGTTGACCGCCAACGGCCGCGCCAGGGCGGCTCCGGTGGAACTTGGCTCTGTGGCGATCGGCCCGATCAAGCGCAGGGATGTCGAGGCGAGCGTGGCCGAAGCGGGCAAGCTCGATCAGAGCCTGCTCGGCATGAGCTTTCTCGAAACCCTGGGGTCGATGCAGATGCAAACCGACGAGCTTAGGCTGCGCGACTGA
- a CDS encoding DMT family transporter: protein MTPARPNLTTELLLLLALATCWGASYTFIRIGVATIPPITLIAARTLIAGLVLLAIIRWRGLNLPRDTATWKRFLIQCCLNSVIPFTLIAWAEQTVDAGLATILNSTTPIFAFLIAAFLLRSEPLTGRKLFGVIAGMAGICLIIGLDALHGMGRQLLPQIAVVAASICYASAALFGRNFKGLDPMMPAAGSLLCGAALLIPASLIVEHPWQIAPSTASILALLGLSVVSTALAFSIYFRLIQTLGSVGTTAQAYLRVPIGVTIGVIFLGEPLSPTAAIGLVCVVAGVMAMTIALRKRIAAG, encoded by the coding sequence ATGACGCCGGCAAGACCTAACCTGACGACCGAACTGCTTCTCCTCCTCGCCCTCGCCACCTGCTGGGGTGCCTCCTACACCTTCATCCGCATCGGCGTAGCAACCATCCCGCCGATCACGCTGATCGCCGCCCGCACGTTGATCGCCGGCCTTGTTCTGCTTGCGATCATTCGCTGGCGTGGTCTGAACCTGCCGCGCGACACCGCGACCTGGAAGCGCTTCCTCATTCAGTGCTGCCTTAACAGCGTCATACCCTTCACGCTGATCGCCTGGGCGGAACAGACCGTCGATGCCGGCCTTGCGACCATATTGAATTCCACGACACCGATTTTCGCCTTTCTGATTGCCGCCTTCCTGTTGCGCAGCGAACCGCTGACGGGCCGCAAGCTTTTCGGCGTGATTGCCGGCATGGCCGGTATCTGCCTGATCATCGGCCTGGATGCGCTGCATGGAATGGGCCGCCAGCTGCTGCCGCAGATCGCCGTCGTCGCGGCATCGATCTGCTATGCCTCAGCGGCCCTCTTCGGCCGAAATTTCAAGGGGCTGGATCCGATGATGCCGGCAGCCGGCTCGCTGCTTTGCGGTGCCGCTCTCCTGATCCCGGCGAGCCTGATCGTCGAACATCCCTGGCAGATCGCACCATCGACGGCTTCGATCCTGGCTCTGCTCGGCCTGTCGGTCGTCTCCACCGCGCTTGCCTTCAGCATCTATTTCCGGCTTATCCAGACCCTCGGCTCGGTCGGCACGACGGCACAAGCCTATCTGCGCGTCCCGATCGGCGTCACCATCGGCGTCATCTTCCTTGGCGAACCTCTGTCTCCGACCGCAGCCATAGGTCTTGTCTGTGTCGTAGCAGGCGTCATGGCCATGACCATCGCCCTACGCAAGCGGATCGCAGCCGGATGA
- a CDS encoding GNAT family N-acetyltransferase has product MEITIRPALANDVAEMARLHRAIWCDTYRDLVSAEIYQALDEDFRRRRWADILENPRRDQRVLLAEQGGLLVGIGAINAPSDAIFEGRGEIKSLYIDASIKRQGLGRRLMRELARELLSMGYSGAALGVVVGNESAIAFYRALGGQLIGRYTDPGPVWRSDNFIFAWDDLSVLI; this is encoded by the coding sequence ATGGAAATTACGATCAGGCCTGCTCTTGCCAACGATGTGGCCGAGATGGCGAGGCTTCATCGCGCGATCTGGTGCGACACCTATCGCGACCTGGTGTCTGCTGAAATTTATCAGGCTCTCGACGAGGATTTCCGCCGTCGGCGGTGGGCGGATATACTCGAAAATCCCCGTAGGGATCAGCGCGTGCTTTTGGCCGAGCAGGGCGGGCTGCTTGTCGGTATCGGCGCGATCAACGCGCCGTCCGATGCCATATTCGAGGGGCGAGGCGAGATTAAGTCGCTCTATATCGATGCTTCCATCAAACGCCAGGGACTTGGCCGTCGTCTGATGCGAGAATTGGCGCGGGAACTTTTATCCATGGGCTATTCGGGTGCGGCGCTTGGTGTGGTCGTCGGCAATGAATCGGCGATTGCCTTTTATCGTGCACTCGGAGGGCAATTGATCGGTCGGTACACGGATCCGGGTCCGGTCTGGCGCTCCGACAATTTCATTTTTGCATGGGACGACTTGTCCGTTCTGATCTGA